The Streptomyces liliiviolaceus sequence GGTCTGCGTCCTGTTCGGGCGCCTTGGGCGGCCGGCCGCTCGACAACCCGGACCGGCCGTTGAAGTGACACACCCGAACTCGTTCAGGAGGGCGGGGTGTCGTTGCGGTCCAGGTGGAGCCGGCGGGCGAGTACGTCGCGGGCGACGTCGAGGAGGGGCCGACCGTGGCTGAAGGCGTGTGCGCGCAGTCGGATCAGGGCCTGGTCGGAGCGGATGTCGAGTTGGGCGGCGAGCATGCCGGTGGCCTGGTGGACCTCGGCGAAGTGCAGGCCGGGTTCGTCCAGCAGGGCGATCCGGGCCGGCTCGGGACGTACGGCGGCGGTGATGACGATCTGGGCGAGGGTGTCGGCGAGGCCGACGGCGTCGGCGAGTTGGTCGGTGTCCAGGGGGCCGGGGCGGGTGCGGTGGCCGGTGAGCACGCCGAGTGCGATGACTCCGATGCGCAGGGGGAAGGAGAACACGGCGTGGACGTCGAGTGCTTCGATGGCGGCGGGCAGGCCC is a genomic window containing:
- a CDS encoding ANTAR domain-containing protein, with translation MTHPVMKAYLSALSTHTGPGMAPLPLAACTDMLGLDGLGLLLSRNDHPAELVQSHGERTAALEDLQQVQGQGPSLDAAHHGTLLLLPDVAHLTADRWPGLPAAIEALDVHAVFSFPLRIGVIALGVLTGHRTRPGPLDTDQLADAVGLADTLAQIVITAAVRPEPARIALLDEPGLHFAEVHQATGMLAAQLDIRSDQALIRLRAHAFSHGRPLLDVARDVLARRLHLDRNDTPPS